One genomic region from Desulfobaccales bacterium encodes:
- a CDS encoding serine hydrolase domain-containing protein — MSNRYAHLQQLLEAGVSQQVYTAAVALVGLQGELLWQGAAGRLSKDRDAAAVTPDTVFDLASLTKPLATTLALMILVDQGMISLDTPLGKILPHDWLPPDKHRLTLGSLLTHRSGLPAWRPFYSGVLAAPASARPALLERLAAATPLEHAPDTVTQYSDLGFMLLKAVVEQVSGQELDQFCRCKIYRPFDLLTLGFNPRRQPGSTALRFAAAEPGLIPGRPDAGEVHDENAWAAGGVAGHAGLFGTGQEVFDLAACLYQTYSGEEVGPLTPAVVKRFLTVPTGADRAYGFDTPSGDPARRAAGRYFSANSVGHLGFTGTSFWLDLETGQMVVLLTNRVHLGRDDKTKIQAFRPRFHEAASRALGFHQS; from the coding sequence TTGTCTAACCGCTACGCTCACTTACAACAGTTGTTGGAAGCCGGCGTCAGCCAACAGGTCTACACCGCCGCGGTGGCCCTGGTGGGGCTTCAAGGGGAACTCTTGTGGCAAGGCGCTGCGGGCCGCCTGTCCAAAGACCGCGACGCCGCAGCCGTAACCCCGGATACCGTCTTCGACCTGGCCTCCCTCACCAAACCCCTGGCCACGACTCTCGCATTAATGATACTGGTAGATCAGGGCATGATCAGCCTGGATACCCCCTTGGGAAAAATCCTCCCCCATGACTGGCTCCCGCCGGACAAACATCGCCTCACTCTGGGAAGCCTCCTTACTCACCGCTCCGGCCTGCCCGCCTGGCGCCCTTTCTATTCGGGGGTGCTGGCTGCACCCGCTTCGGCCCGCCCTGCCCTGCTGGAACGCCTGGCCGCGGCCACCCCTCTGGAACACGCCCCGGACACGGTCACGCAATATAGCGATCTGGGCTTCATGCTCCTGAAGGCGGTAGTTGAGCAAGTCAGCGGCCAGGAACTGGACCAGTTTTGCCGTTGCAAGATTTATCGTCCTTTCGATCTTTTAACGTTAGGATTTAATCCGCGCCGGCAGCCGGGGAGCACAGCTCTCAGGTTTGCGGCCGCGGAGCCGGGCCTCATCCCGGGACGCCCCGACGCAGGCGAAGTTCACGACGAAAACGCCTGGGCCGCGGGCGGCGTGGCGGGACATGCCGGTCTGTTCGGTACCGGGCAGGAGGTCTTCGATCTCGCAGCCTGCCTCTACCAGACCTATAGCGGCGAAGAAGTCGGACCGCTAACTCCAGCGGTGGTCAAACGCTTCCTCACGGTCCCTACCGGCGCTGACCGGGCCTATGGCTTCGATACCCCCAGCGGGGACCCGGCCCGACGCGCCGCCGGGCGTTATTTTTCTGCCAACAGCGTCGGCCACCTGGGCTTCACCGGCACCTCTTTTTGGCTGGACCTTGAGACCGGCCAAATGGTAGTCTTACTGACGAACCGGGTGCACCTGGGCCGGGACGACAAGACCAAAATTCAGGCCTTCCGGCCCCGATTCCATGAGGCCGCGTCCCGGGCTTTAGGGTTCCACCAGTCTTAG
- the ispD gene encoding 2-C-methyl-D-erythritol 4-phosphate cytidylyltransferase, giving the protein MIAAIIAAAGVGKRMGHHIPKPYLNLAGKPILAHTLKIFETMPEIRQVTVVVHPEDLNLCQDTVIAPFNFKKVLRLVPGGKERQDSVYHALKALKNEDELEIVLVHDGVRPFVTQDQVRQVIDAARRHGGAVLGLPAQDTLKRVNAEGKVHNTLERKDIWQIQTPQAFQVPLLWRAFTEAYSRNFYGTDEASLLEELHQPVVVVQGSPFNLKITTPDDLLLAEAIFSLRRRKKSASRSGV; this is encoded by the coding sequence ATGATAGCCGCCATCATCGCTGCCGCGGGGGTGGGAAAACGCATGGGGCATCACATCCCCAAGCCCTATCTCAACCTGGCCGGAAAACCCATCCTGGCTCACACCTTGAAGATCTTTGAAACCATGCCCGAGATTCGGCAGGTCACGGTAGTGGTCCACCCCGAGGACCTGAATCTCTGCCAGGATACCGTCATTGCGCCTTTTAACTTTAAAAAGGTCCTGCGCCTGGTTCCCGGGGGTAAAGAACGCCAAGACAGCGTTTATCATGCCCTCAAGGCCTTGAAAAACGAGGACGAACTGGAGATCGTCTTGGTGCACGACGGCGTGCGCCCCTTTGTGACCCAGGACCAGGTCCGCCAGGTCATCGACGCGGCCCGGCGGCACGGGGGCGCGGTCCTGGGGCTGCCGGCCCAGGACACCTTAAAAAGAGTAAACGCCGAGGGCAAAGTACACAATACCCTGGAGCGCAAGGACATCTGGCAGATCCAAACACCCCAGGCCTTCCAGGTCCCCCTCTTGTGGCGAGCTTTTACTGAGGCCTACAGCCGCAACTTTTATGGCACCGATGAGGCCTCCTTATTGGAAGAACTGCACCAGCCGGTGGTGGTGGTGCAGGGCTCGCCGTTTAACCTGAAAATTACCACCCCGGACGACCTGCTGCTGGCCGAAGCCATTTTTTCCCTGCGGCGGAGGAAAAAAAGTGCGAGTCGGTCTGGGGTATGA
- a CDS encoding HD domain-containing protein, whose amino-acid sequence MDIHSMLPNIREHSFAVMQVARVMGEALADAGFDLFLPLVITGALLHDLGKTACLGTMNNHAEWGAVVLDDLGYHHVAQVVREHVHLYGDILDERPLREAELVNYADKRVLHDNVVTLQDRFADLKVRYGRTPDALARINATETKARALEEKIFACLALTPSNLLHLNHCRRESWENCSWPSSPGANPRSGKSR is encoded by the coding sequence ATGGATATACACAGCATGCTCCCCAATATTCGGGAGCACAGCTTCGCGGTGATGCAGGTGGCCCGCGTTATGGGCGAAGCCTTGGCCGACGCCGGTTTTGACCTGTTTCTGCCGTTGGTTATCACCGGCGCCCTCCTTCACGACCTGGGCAAAACCGCCTGCCTGGGGACCATGAATAATCACGCCGAATGGGGGGCGGTGGTCCTGGACGATTTGGGCTACCACCACGTGGCCCAGGTGGTGCGGGAGCACGTCCATCTCTACGGCGATATCCTTGACGAAAGACCCTTGCGAGAGGCCGAGTTAGTCAACTACGCCGACAAACGGGTGCTCCACGACAACGTGGTCACCCTTCAAGATCGTTTTGCCGATCTTAAGGTGCGCTACGGGCGCACACCAGATGCCTTGGCGCGCATCAACGCCACGGAGACCAAGGCCCGGGCCCTGGAGGAGAAAATCTTTGCCTGCCTGGCCCTCACGCCATCCAACCTGTTGCATCTCAATCACTGCCGGAGGGAATCATGGGAAAACTGCAGCTGGCCCTCATCGCCGGGGGCAAATCCTCGGAGCGGGAAGTCTCGCTGA
- a CDS encoding D-alanine--D-alanine ligase, with product MGKLQLALIAGGKSSEREVSLKSGTQVFQALNKAKYDIRRYDPLTDLGRLVQDAKELDAALIIMHGRGGEDGSMQGLLDLLEIPYQGSGVLASALAMNKELSKTIYQIAGLKVPASLAFTREKAPSPQEIETKLGLPVVIKPVNEGSSIGITKAETLTALEIGLAAAFALDSRVLVEEFIQGTEVTGGVLGNAQLQALPLVEIIPASTYAFFDYEAKYQPGASQEICPARLDANLTRRAQECAITAHQALGCRGYSRTDMMVKDGEIYVLETNTIPGMTATSLFPQGAKAAGLDFPTLLDTLINLALEKN from the coding sequence ATGGGAAAACTGCAGCTGGCCCTCATCGCCGGGGGCAAATCCTCGGAGCGGGAAGTCTCGCTGAAAAGCGGCACCCAGGTTTTTCAGGCCCTCAATAAAGCTAAATACGACATCAGACGTTACGATCCCTTGACGGACCTGGGACGGCTGGTGCAGGATGCCAAAGAGCTGGACGCGGCCCTGATCATTATGCACGGACGGGGCGGGGAGGATGGTTCCATGCAGGGTCTCCTGGACCTCTTGGAGATTCCCTACCAGGGCTCCGGTGTCCTGGCCTCCGCCTTGGCCATGAACAAGGAACTGAGCAAGACCATTTATCAAATAGCCGGTCTCAAGGTCCCCGCCTCCCTGGCCTTTACCCGGGAGAAGGCCCCCAGTCCCCAGGAAATCGAAACCAAATTGGGCCTGCCGGTGGTGATCAAGCCGGTGAACGAAGGCTCCAGCATCGGGATTACCAAAGCCGAGACGCTTACGGCCCTGGAAATTGGCCTTGCCGCGGCCTTTGCCCTGGATAGCCGGGTCCTGGTGGAGGAATTCATTCAAGGCACCGAAGTAACCGGCGGGGTGCTGGGTAACGCCCAGTTGCAGGCCCTGCCCCTGGTTGAGATCATCCCGGCCAGCACCTACGCTTTTTTTGATTACGAGGCCAAGTACCAACCCGGAGCCAGCCAGGAAATCTGCCCCGCCCGCCTTGACGCCAATTTGACCCGCCGGGCCCAGGAATGCGCGATCACCGCCCATCAGGCCCTGGGCTGCCGGGGCTATTCCCGCACTGATATGATGGTCAAAGATGGCGAGATCTATGTCCTGGAAACCAACACCATCCCCGGCATGACCGCCACCAGCCTCTTTCCCCAGGGAGCCAAGGCCGCTGGCCTCGACTTCCCGACCCTTCTGGACACCCTGATTAACCTGGCCCTGGAGAAAAATTAA
- a CDS encoding polysaccharide deacetylase family protein, translating to MAGRLGLKVDVDTLEGFCKGVPALMEVLENHGVRASFFLALGPDNSGRALFRIFRQRGFLEKMWRTRAPALYGFKTMCYGTLLPAPLIGAAAPHLLPRLAAAGHEVGLHGYDHVRWHDHLINFALERVAREISQAQETYTALMKRPASSFAAPGWQCSLASRTTLAAQHFLYGSDTRGTAPYFPAFGDRVTKVLEIPTTLPTLDELLGFHGCRPQDFTNLVLARLEKGLPQVLTLHAEFEGGPFLDEFDRLLGRCRQQGVEFFRLEEWARELLREPDNVPVAQVSLQRLPGRAGRVSCQGPLMRRPS from the coding sequence GTGGCCGGGCGCCTGGGTTTAAAAGTCGACGTGGATACCCTGGAGGGTTTTTGTAAAGGGGTGCCCGCCCTCATGGAGGTGCTGGAAAATCACGGGGTCAGGGCCAGCTTCTTTCTGGCTCTGGGTCCCGATAACTCCGGCCGGGCTCTCTTCCGTATCTTCAGGCAGCGAGGCTTTTTGGAAAAAATGTGGCGCACCCGGGCTCCGGCCCTGTATGGCTTCAAGACCATGTGCTACGGCACTCTGCTGCCTGCGCCCTTAATCGGCGCCGCCGCCCCCCACCTGTTGCCGCGCTTGGCCGCAGCCGGACACGAGGTAGGCCTGCATGGTTACGACCACGTGCGCTGGCACGATCACCTCATCAATTTCGCACTTGAGCGAGTAGCCCGGGAAATTTCTCAGGCACAAGAAACCTATACAGCCCTTATGAAAAGACCTGCTTCCTCTTTCGCCGCGCCGGGCTGGCAGTGCAGTTTGGCCAGCCGCACCACCCTGGCGGCCCAGCATTTTCTTTACGGCAGCGACACCCGGGGCACTGCCCCGTACTTTCCCGCGTTCGGGGATAGAGTGACGAAGGTATTGGAAATTCCTACCACCTTACCCACGCTGGATGAGCTCTTAGGGTTCCATGGTTGCCGCCCTCAGGATTTCACCAACCTGGTCCTGGCCCGCCTGGAAAAAGGGCTGCCCCAGGTCCTCACCCTCCATGCCGAATTTGAAGGGGGTCCCTTCCTGGATGAGTTTGACCGTCTCTTAGGCCGCTGCCGCCAACAAGGGGTGGAATTTTTCCGGCTGGAGGAATGGGCCCGGGAACTTCTCCGGGAGCCAGACAACGTGCCTGTAGCCCAGGTCAGTTTACAGCGTCTGCCCGGCCGGGCCGGTCGGGTCTCCTGCCAGGGACCATTGATGAGACGTCCGTCATGA
- the mpl gene encoding UDP-N-acetylmuramate:L-alanyl-gamma-D-glutamyl-meso-diaminopimelate ligase, producing the protein MHIHLLGICGTGMAALAGILKEQGHHVTGSDEHVYPPMSTLLEGLGIPIQNGYRPENLTPAPDLVVVGNVIRRENPEAQAVLAHNLPHLSLPEALNRFLVGDRQSLVVAGTHGKTTTTALIAWLLFALGLDPGFMVGGIAKNFQANYRVGRGRFVVMEGDEYDTAFFDKRPKFVHFTPRAGVLTSIEYDHADIYPDLTRIIQAFETFLGTVPAGGRVLAWGDAPLVREVCGRNHAPISYYGMNSDVAWQATAIHPAQGGMNFTVLKEGTRWGKFFLPMVGEHNVLNALAALAVLAEVGAEPLALKEVLPGFQGIKKRQEVVGEFDGILVMEDFAHHPTAVGVTLAAVRQAYPTRRLVAAFEPRTNTSRRKIFQEPYAAAFKDADLILVREPPDLWKVEPEEQFSSRQLVADLKASGQEAFYFPDTDQLLTGLLQHRRAGDLVLIMSNGDFNHLVRRLCEALGGKNL; encoded by the coding sequence ATGCACATCCACCTTCTCGGCATCTGCGGCACCGGCATGGCGGCCCTGGCCGGTATTTTAAAAGAGCAGGGCCACCACGTCACCGGCTCCGATGAACACGTCTACCCGCCCATGAGCACCTTGCTTGAAGGCCTGGGGATTCCCATCCAAAACGGTTACCGCCCCGAAAACCTGACGCCGGCTCCCGACCTGGTGGTGGTGGGCAACGTCATCCGCCGGGAGAACCCCGAAGCCCAGGCGGTGCTGGCTCACAACCTCCCCCACCTCTCCTTGCCGGAGGCCTTGAACCGCTTCCTGGTGGGTGACCGGCAGTCCCTCGTGGTGGCCGGGACCCACGGCAAGACCACCACCACCGCGCTCATCGCCTGGCTGCTCTTTGCCCTTGGGCTGGACCCCGGCTTCATGGTGGGAGGCATCGCCAAGAATTTCCAGGCCAATTACCGGGTCGGCCGCGGGCGCTTTGTGGTCATGGAAGGCGATGAATACGACACCGCGTTTTTCGACAAGCGCCCCAAGTTCGTCCACTTTACCCCCCGGGCCGGGGTGCTCACCTCCATCGAATACGACCACGCCGACATCTACCCGGACCTGACCCGCATCATCCAGGCCTTTGAGACTTTCCTGGGTACGGTGCCGGCCGGCGGGCGAGTCCTGGCCTGGGGGGACGCCCCCCTGGTGCGGGAAGTGTGCGGGCGCAACCACGCCCCCATCTCCTATTATGGTATGAACAGCGACGTCGCCTGGCAGGCCACGGCAATTCACCCGGCCCAAGGCGGCATGAACTTCACGGTCCTGAAAGAGGGAACGCGGTGGGGGAAGTTTTTCCTGCCCATGGTGGGAGAACACAACGTCTTAAACGCCCTGGCCGCGCTGGCGGTGCTCGCCGAAGTGGGAGCTGAGCCCCTGGCCTTAAAAGAGGTCTTGCCAGGGTTTCAGGGGATCAAGAAACGCCAGGAGGTCGTCGGAGAGTTTGACGGAATCTTGGTCATGGAAGACTTTGCTCACCACCCCACCGCGGTGGGAGTAACCCTGGCTGCGGTGCGACAGGCCTACCCAACGCGGCGCCTGGTGGCCGCATTTGAGCCCCGCACCAACACCTCCCGGCGTAAAATCTTCCAGGAGCCTTACGCCGCCGCCTTTAAAGACGCTGACCTCATCTTGGTGCGGGAGCCTCCGGACCTGTGGAAAGTGGAGCCGGAAGAACAATTTTCTTCCCGGCAACTCGTGGCCGACCTCAAGGCCAGTGGCCAGGAAGCCTTCTATTTTCCGGACACCGACCAGCTCCTTACGGGCCTGCTCCAACACCGGCGCGCCGGCGACCTGGTCCTGATAATGTCCAACGGCGATTTCAACCACCTGGTGCGCCGTCTCTGCGAGGCCTTAGGCGGAAAAAACCTTTAG
- a CDS encoding bifunctional UDP-4-keto-pentose/UDP-xylose synthase, with translation MKILILGVNGFIGNALTRRILTTRDWEVYGMDLYSNKLDESLDHPRFHFLEGDIAINKEWIEYHIKKCDLVLPLVAIATPMTYVKQPLRVFELDFEENLRIVRQCVKYGTRIIFPSTSEVYGMSPDAEFSEDDSTLVLGPIHKQRWIYSCSKQLLDRVIWAYGQGGKLQFSMIRPFNWIGPKLDDLYAAKEGSSRVVTQFILNLLQREPIKLVDGGYQKRCFTFVEDGIDCLMRIIENIGGAADGQIFNIGNPENEASVKELAHLLRDLFKEHPDHLNDGVYSEIVETPHEDYYGKGYQDITSRKPSIAKARELLGWEPKTDLTTSVKITLNAFLEEARTVKVEGLE, from the coding sequence ATGAAAATCTTGATTTTAGGCGTCAACGGCTTTATCGGCAATGCCCTCACCCGACGCATCCTCACCACCCGGGATTGGGAAGTTTATGGCATGGACCTCTACTCCAATAAACTGGACGAGTCCCTGGACCACCCCCGGTTCCATTTCCTGGAAGGCGACATCGCCATCAACAAGGAGTGGATCGAATACCACATCAAGAAGTGCGACCTGGTCCTGCCCCTGGTGGCCATTGCCACCCCCATGACCTACGTCAAGCAACCCTTGCGGGTCTTCGAACTGGACTTCGAGGAAAACCTGCGGATCGTGCGCCAGTGTGTCAAGTACGGCACCCGCATTATCTTCCCGTCCACCTCCGAAGTTTACGGCATGTCCCCGGATGCGGAGTTTTCCGAAGACGACTCCACCCTGGTCTTGGGGCCTATTCATAAGCAGCGTTGGATCTATAGCTGTTCCAAGCAGCTCCTGGACCGGGTCATCTGGGCCTACGGCCAGGGTGGCAAGCTCCAGTTCTCCATGATCCGCCCCTTCAATTGGATCGGACCCAAGCTGGACGACCTGTACGCCGCCAAAGAAGGCAGTTCCCGGGTGGTGACCCAGTTCATTCTCAACTTATTGCAGCGGGAGCCGATAAAGTTGGTGGATGGCGGCTATCAAAAGCGCTGCTTCACGTTCGTGGAAGACGGCATCGACTGCCTGATGCGCATCATCGAAAATATCGGGGGCGCGGCCGACGGCCAGATCTTCAATATCGGCAACCCCGAAAATGAAGCGTCAGTAAAAGAGTTGGCGCATCTCCTGCGAGACCTCTTTAAAGAACACCCGGACCACTTAAATGATGGGGTCTACTCCGAAATCGTGGAAACCCCCCACGAAGACTACTACGGCAAAGGCTACCAAGATATCACCAGCCGCAAGCCTTCCATCGCCAAGGCCCGGGAGCTGCTGGGCTGGGAGCCTAAGACCGACCTCACCACGTCGGTCAAGATCACCTTGAACGCCTTCTTGGAGGAAGCTCGCACCGTGAAGGTCGAGGGATTAGAGTAA
- a CDS encoding methyltransferase domain-containing protein, translating to MAKRVCPHWVGYWLLNPFRRLIHNPEKILAPHVSSGMTVIDIGSAMGFFSLPLARIVGPQGKVICPDVQEKMLNTLQNRAQKAQLAERIVTRVCEPTSLGLADFYGQIDFALAFAVVHEVPDVSNFFMEVSKLLKPDAPCLVAEPKGHVSAPDFEKTLVLAKQHGLTVSGSPKITSSRTALLKNS from the coding sequence ATGGCTAAGCGAGTGTGTCCCCATTGGGTGGGTTACTGGTTATTAAACCCATTCCGGCGACTAATTCATAATCCCGAAAAAATCTTGGCTCCTCATGTATCCAGTGGCATGACAGTCATAGACATAGGCTCGGCTATGGGCTTCTTCTCTCTCCCTCTCGCCAGAATAGTCGGCCCCCAGGGAAAGGTTATCTGTCCGGATGTGCAAGAGAAGATGCTTAACACTCTCCAAAATCGCGCCCAAAAGGCACAACTTGCGGAACGGATAGTTACCCGGGTATGCGAGCCAACCTCACTCGGCCTGGCCGACTTTTATGGGCAGATCGACTTTGCTTTGGCCTTTGCTGTGGTGCATGAGGTTCCCGATGTTTCGAACTTCTTTATGGAGGTCTCTAAGTTGTTGAAGCCAGATGCACCCTGCCTGGTTGCGGAACCCAAGGGACATGTGTCCGCTCCAGACTTCGAGAAAACTCTCGTTTTAGCTAAACAACATGGCCTGACTGTCTCCGGTAGTCCCAAAATCACTTCGTCCCGTACAGCACTTTTAAAAAATAGCTGA
- a CDS encoding formyltransferase, whose translation MRIIFMGYHNIGYVCLQALIDLCRELGDEIVAVVTHADDPRENIWFASVARLAFENYLPVYQPANPNDPAFAAAMQALQPDFLFSCYYRHMLKQPLLDLPRLGALNLHGSLLPHYRGRCPVNWVLIHGERETGVTLHYMEAKADQGDIVGFKHVPITFEDTALTLFAKMTAAAQELMREVYPPLRAGTAPRLTQNHSQASYYGGRTPADGLIDWRHAALQIYNLVRAVTHPYPGAFTGFQGRKLYIWAGQVMAAPVTEPAEPGQVTAAVPGEGLLVATGAGHFLITQAQWEDEPEFLGPVLASWEHLVGEKLG comes from the coding sequence ATGCGCATAATTTTCATGGGTTACCATAATATCGGCTATGTCTGCCTCCAGGCCTTGATCGATCTGTGCCGGGAACTCGGCGATGAGATCGTTGCCGTGGTCACCCATGCCGACGACCCCCGGGAGAATATCTGGTTTGCCTCGGTTGCCAGGCTCGCCTTTGAAAATTACTTGCCGGTATATCAGCCCGCCAACCCCAATGATCCGGCTTTCGCGGCCGCCATGCAGGCTTTGCAACCGGATTTTCTCTTTTCGTGCTATTATCGCCACATGCTGAAACAACCCCTGCTGGACCTGCCTCGCCTGGGGGCCTTGAACCTTCACGGCAGCCTATTGCCCCACTATCGGGGGCGCTGCCCGGTGAACTGGGTCCTGATCCACGGCGAGCGCGAAACCGGGGTGACGCTCCATTACATGGAGGCCAAAGCGGACCAAGGCGACATCGTGGGTTTCAAGCATGTCCCCATCACTTTCGAAGATACGGCCTTGACCCTGTTCGCCAAAATGACGGCTGCGGCCCAGGAACTGATGCGGGAAGTTTATCCACCGCTGCGGGCCGGCACCGCCCCCCGACTGACCCAGAACCACAGCCAGGCCTCTTATTACGGCGGCCGCACCCCCGCGGACGGCCTCATTGACTGGCGGCATGCGGCCCTGCAAATCTATAATCTGGTGCGGGCTGTTACCCACCCCTATCCCGGAGCCTTCACCGGTTTTCAGGGCCGGAAGCTCTATATCTGGGCCGGTCAAGTCATGGCGGCCCCGGTTACGGAACCGGCCGAGCCTGGCCAGGTGACAGCTGCGGTGCCGGGAGAAGGCTTGCTGGTAGCTACGGGAGCAGGGCATTTCCTCATCACCCAGGCCCAGTGGGAGGACGAACCGGAATTCTTGGGGCCGGTGCTGGCCTCCTGGGAGCACCTGGTGGGGGAAAAATTGGGTTAA
- the ispF gene encoding 2-C-methyl-D-erythritol 2,4-cyclodiphosphate synthase, producing the protein MRVGLGYDAHRLVADRPLILGGVEIPHTQGLLGHSDADVLSHAIGDALLGAVGAGDLGAHFPDKDPAYKDISSLILLEKIMKVVRDRGFAPVNMDATIVAQGPRLAPHIPAMQANLAPILGLTPAEVNIKATTTEHMGFAGRGEGMAAYAVVLVRKIVSS; encoded by the coding sequence GTGCGAGTCGGTCTGGGGTATGACGCCCACCGCCTGGTGGCGGACCGTCCCCTGATCCTGGGGGGAGTAGAGATTCCTCATACTCAGGGGCTCTTGGGCCATTCCGACGCCGATGTGTTGAGCCATGCCATCGGCGATGCCCTCCTCGGCGCGGTGGGAGCCGGCGATCTGGGCGCCCATTTCCCGGATAAGGACCCGGCCTATAAAGACATCTCCAGCCTCATCCTGTTGGAGAAGATCATGAAAGTGGTGCGGGACCGGGGTTTTGCCCCGGTTAATATGGATGCCACCATCGTGGCCCAAGGGCCCCGCTTGGCGCCACATATCCCGGCGATGCAGGCGAACCTGGCGCCCATCCTGGGCCTGACACCGGCCGAAGTCAATATCAAGGCCACCACCACCGAACACATGGGTTTCGCCGGCCGGGGCGAAGGCATGGCCGCGTATGCCGTGGTTTTGGTTAGGAAAATAGTTAGTTCGTAG
- a CDS encoding tRNA 4-thiouridine(8) synthase ThiI, protein MTRIIRALGLFSGGLDSMLAAAVLRAQGIEVNLICLVTPFFGAERARESAGHLGLPLREVDITDKYLPLIYDPPHGWGRGHNPCIDCHILMLREAGNLLAAEGFDLLFTGEVLGQRPMSQNRGSLNLIAKESGFVDVLLRPLSAKSLKTTRPELLGWVDRERLLNLSGRGRKRQIALASEFGITRYPAPAGGCLLTDPGYAVRLKELLRHHQEVPAPRRELEMLKYGRQFRLPGGAKAVVGRTEQENEALLGLKAPEDFVVKVDKIPGPVVLVCGVQASEDLEVAAGLAAAYSDASPGTPVKVNAINGGQERVFQIATPEKDRFKTWLV, encoded by the coding sequence ATGACCAGGATTATCAGGGCTCTCGGGCTCTTTTCCGGGGGACTGGACAGCATGCTGGCCGCGGCGGTTTTGCGCGCCCAGGGGATAGAGGTCAACCTCATCTGCCTGGTGACGCCGTTTTTCGGGGCCGAGCGGGCCCGGGAGTCCGCCGGGCACCTGGGCCTCCCCTTAAGGGAGGTGGATATCACCGACAAATATCTGCCGCTCATCTATGATCCACCCCACGGCTGGGGCCGGGGGCACAACCCCTGCATCGACTGCCATATCCTCATGCTCCGGGAGGCCGGTAACTTGCTGGCCGCCGAGGGGTTTGACCTGCTCTTTACCGGGGAAGTCCTGGGGCAGAGGCCCATGAGCCAGAACCGGGGCTCCTTGAATCTCATCGCCAAGGAATCGGGGTTTGTCGACGTGCTGTTGAGACCCTTGAGCGCCAAATCTCTTAAAACGACGCGGCCCGAGTTACTGGGCTGGGTGGACCGGGAAAGGTTGCTCAATCTGAGCGGCCGGGGGCGCAAACGCCAGATCGCGTTGGCCTCCGAATTCGGCATCACCCGGTATCCCGCGCCGGCGGGGGGGTGTCTGTTAACTGATCCCGGTTATGCGGTTCGCCTCAAGGAGCTGCTGCGTCACCACCAGGAGGTCCCCGCGCCCCGGCGGGAGTTGGAAATGCTCAAGTATGGGCGGCAATTTCGCCTGCCGGGTGGCGCCAAAGCGGTGGTGGGCCGCACCGAGCAGGAGAATGAGGCGCTTTTGGGTCTGAAAGCCCCGGAAGATTTCGTGGTGAAGGTGGATAAAATCCCCGGCCCGGTGGTATTGGTTTGCGGGGTTCAAGCGAGTGAAGACTTGGAGGTAGCAGCAGGGCTGGCCGCGGCTTACAGCGACGCCTCGCCGGGAACGCCGGTAAAGGTAAACGCCATAAACGGCGGTCAGGAGCGGGTGTTCCAGATTGCCACCCCGGAGAAAGACCGCTTTAAAACCTGGTTGGTGTGA